The proteins below are encoded in one region of Brassica napus cultivar Da-Ae chromosome A6, Da-Ae, whole genome shotgun sequence:
- the LOC106350348 gene encoding uncharacterized protein LOC106350348 codes for MTQSSMIVRNGGSSNVCRKLESEDEIIKIPDCDLDAVTERFRMTLIGRVFNLQGQSIDALIHLLPHNRIWNVEGRVCGLNLGNESFQFDFDNETDLLSVLNKRPCHFNQWSFELERWGPSPLLERSDLRCDLKTLGIWTSLDSKRAGIQVSVNVDKPLQFEHRIEFPNGCIERIFFSYEGLH; via the exons ATGACTCAATCATCAATGATAGTACGCAATGGCGGCTCCTCCAACGTGTGCCGCAAGCTTGAATCAGAGGATGAGATTATCAAGATCCCCGACTGCGACCTCGATGCTGTGACTGAGCGTTTCCGTATGACGCTCATTGGACGAGTTTTCAATCTCCAAGGACAGAGCATTGATGCTTTGATCCATCTCCTCCCCCATAACAGGATCTGGAACGTAGAAGGCCGTGTTTGTGGTTTAAATCTCGGCAACGAGAGTTTCCAGTTTGACTTTGACAATGAAACAGATCTACTCTCTGTCCTAAACAAACGCCCATGTCATTTTAATCAATGGAGTTTCGAGCTCGAACGCTG GGGTCCCAGTCCACTTCTGGAACGATCAGACCTTCGTTGCGATCTCAAAACCCTAGGAATTTGGACCTCCCTAGACTCGAAACGAGCAGGAATCCAAGTATCTGTCAACGTTGACAAGCCCCTGCAATTCGAGCATCGTATAGAGTTTCCAAACGGTTGCATAGAAAGGATCTTCTTCTCCTATGAGGGTCTCCACTGA